In the genome of Longimicrobium sp., one region contains:
- a CDS encoding DUF5715 family protein, which yields MRYNRIVAPVALAAALGVLAVDGTQAQTLRGSRGSVERMYGQAKRQDLTFYRTGRGVRSAAAEGELVRLRGNENYRVADASYPYALATTRTFVQRLAAQYRDECGEKLVITSATRPRSVRLRNSVAESVHPSGMAVDIRKPARARCLRWLRQTLLDVEGEGVIDATEEHHPPHFHVAVFPAQYGRYVAARSESGSSKRASSSRRSGGESSGRATYRVRQGDSLWTIARRHGVSVAKIKEANGMRSSNLSIGQRIVIPSR from the coding sequence ATGCGATACAACCGGATCGTCGCTCCCGTGGCGCTTGCCGCGGCGCTCGGCGTGCTGGCCGTGGATGGCACGCAGGCGCAGACGCTGCGCGGCTCGCGCGGCAGCGTGGAGCGCATGTACGGCCAGGCCAAGCGCCAGGACCTGACCTTCTACCGCACCGGCCGCGGCGTCCGCAGCGCGGCGGCCGAGGGCGAGTTGGTTCGCCTGCGCGGCAACGAGAACTACCGCGTGGCCGACGCGTCGTATCCGTACGCGCTGGCGACCACGCGCACCTTCGTGCAGCGCCTGGCCGCGCAGTACCGCGACGAGTGCGGCGAGAAGCTGGTGATCACCAGCGCCACGCGGCCGCGCTCGGTGCGGCTGCGCAACTCCGTCGCCGAGTCGGTGCACCCGTCGGGGATGGCGGTGGACATCCGCAAGCCGGCGCGCGCGCGGTGCCTGCGCTGGCTGCGGCAGACGCTGCTCGACGTGGAAGGCGAGGGCGTGATCGACGCCACCGAGGAGCACCATCCGCCGCACTTCCACGTGGCCGTCTTCCCCGCGCAGTACGGCCGCTACGTCGCCGCCCGCTCGGAGTCCGGCTCGTCGAAGCGCGCGTCGTCCAGCCGCCGGTCGGGCGGGGAGTCGTCCGGCCGCGCCACCTACCGCGTGCGCCAGGGCGACTCGCTGTGGACCATCGCCCGGCGGCACGGGGTGAGCGTGGCGAAGATCAAGGAGGCCAACGGGATGCGCTCCTCGAACCTTTCCATCGGCCAGCGCATCGTCATCCCCTCGCGCTGA
- a CDS encoding TIGR01777 family oxidoreductase: MAGASGLIGSELVRRLTGDGHTILRLVRHAPKGPGEVRWDPARGEVDAAALDGVDAVVNLAGENVGERWTGERRKRIRQSRVDATLGLARTLAGLARKPRVLVNASAIGIYGERGDERVDEMSAPGSGFLAEVVREWEAATEPASAAGIRVVLPRFAVVLSKRGGMLAKVLTPFRLGAGGTMGSGRQWLSWVSLGDAVDVLYLSLVDDRLDGPINVVAGAVTNDEFTRTLARVLSRPALVPVPAFALRLAFGEMANETILVSQRADHRRLTQLGYSFAEPELEGALRAALAEKD, translated from the coding sequence GTGGCGGGAGCGTCGGGGCTGATCGGCTCCGAGCTGGTGCGGCGCCTGACGGGCGACGGGCACACCATCCTCCGCCTCGTCCGCCACGCGCCGAAGGGCCCCGGCGAGGTGCGGTGGGACCCCGCGCGCGGCGAGGTGGACGCGGCCGCGCTCGACGGCGTGGACGCGGTAGTGAACCTGGCCGGCGAGAACGTGGGCGAGCGCTGGACCGGCGAGCGCCGCAAGCGCATCCGCCAGAGCCGCGTGGACGCCACGCTGGGCCTCGCGCGCACGCTGGCGGGGCTCGCGCGGAAGCCGCGCGTGCTGGTGAACGCCTCGGCCATCGGCATCTACGGCGAGCGGGGCGACGAGCGGGTGGACGAGATGAGCGCGCCCGGCAGCGGCTTCCTGGCCGAGGTGGTGCGCGAATGGGAGGCGGCCACCGAGCCCGCCTCGGCCGCGGGGATCCGCGTGGTGCTGCCGCGCTTCGCCGTGGTGCTGAGCAAGCGCGGGGGGATGCTGGCGAAGGTGCTCACCCCCTTCCGCCTGGGCGCGGGGGGGACGATGGGGAGCGGCCGCCAGTGGCTGAGCTGGGTCTCGCTCGGCGACGCCGTCGACGTCCTCTACCTCTCGCTGGTCGACGACCGCCTGGACGGCCCCATCAACGTGGTGGCCGGCGCGGTGACGAACGACGAGTTCACGCGCACGCTGGCGCGCGTGCTGAGCCGCCCGGCGCTCGTCCCCGTCCCCGCGTTCGCGCTCAGGCTGGCGTTCGGCGAGATGGCGAACGAGACCATCCTCGTCAGCCAGCGCGCCGATCACCGCCGGCTCACGCAGCTGGGCTACAGCTTCGCCGAGCCCGAGCTGGAGGGCGCGCTCCGGGCTGCGTTGGCGGAGAAGGACTGA